The following proteins come from a genomic window of Halomarina ordinaria:
- a CDS encoding sodium-dependent transporter, with protein sequence MAEREMWATRIGFILAAIGSAVGLGNIWRFPFQASANGGAAFLTVYLAAVLVIGIPAILAEFVIGRRAKTSAIGAFSKLGRPRWWFVGAIGVVAAGWTLSYYSVIGGWVIRYIVGATTGAALADPGTYFGTVSVGIESVVVHALFMLLTVGIVAFGIEDGIELATKFMVPSIVVLLLGLAVYAFTLEGAGAGYDFLFTADFGAIVDNAGTVIPAAVGQALFSLSLGYSVMITYASYLGKDDSLLSDGLTVAVANTGVGILAGLVVLPLLAIQSGGEISAEGGPGAVFVAIPTALAELPGGSVVGQAVGFVFFAVVLVAALSSAISLLETVVAYLVDNYGFARLPTAVGLGAGIFLLGVPSAWDTAWLTWFDNISVALFLPLAVLFVVLFVGWVLGADAVAELREGSNSPGIATVWLWALRTVVLVAVIGVVALNLYDLFLVPDEGTYFVPPL encoded by the coding sequence CGTTCCAGGCGTCGGCGAACGGGGGGGCGGCGTTCCTCACCGTCTACCTCGCCGCCGTCCTCGTCATCGGGATTCCGGCCATCCTCGCGGAGTTCGTCATCGGTCGTCGGGCGAAGACGAGTGCCATCGGGGCGTTCTCGAAACTCGGCCGACCGCGGTGGTGGTTCGTCGGCGCCATCGGCGTCGTCGCCGCCGGGTGGACGCTCTCGTACTACAGCGTCATCGGCGGGTGGGTGATACGGTACATCGTCGGCGCGACGACGGGCGCGGCGCTCGCCGACCCCGGCACCTACTTCGGCACCGTCTCGGTGGGCATCGAGTCGGTCGTCGTCCACGCGCTGTTCATGCTCCTCACCGTCGGTATCGTCGCCTTCGGGATCGAGGACGGCATCGAACTGGCGACGAAGTTCATGGTTCCGAGTATCGTCGTCCTCCTGCTCGGTCTGGCCGTGTACGCCTTCACGCTGGAGGGGGCCGGCGCGGGCTACGACTTCCTGTTCACCGCCGACTTCGGCGCCATCGTCGACAACGCCGGGACGGTCATCCCCGCCGCGGTCGGTCAGGCGCTGTTCTCGCTCTCGCTCGGCTACAGCGTGATGATAACGTACGCCTCCTACCTCGGCAAGGACGACAGCCTCCTCTCGGACGGCCTCACCGTCGCGGTAGCCAACACCGGCGTCGGCATCCTCGCCGGCCTCGTCGTCCTGCCGCTGCTCGCCATCCAGTCCGGCGGCGAGATAAGCGCCGAGGGCGGTCCCGGCGCCGTCTTCGTCGCTATCCCGACTGCGCTGGCGGAACTCCCCGGCGGGAGCGTCGTCGGCCAGGCGGTCGGCTTCGTCTTCTTCGCCGTCGTCCTCGTGGCGGCGCTCTCATCGGCCATCAGCCTCCTCGAGACCGTCGTCGCCTACCTCGTCGACAACTACGGCTTCGCCCGCCTCCCGACGGCGGTGGGCCTCGGCGCCGGCATCTTCCTGCTCGGCGTCCCCTCGGCGTGGGACACCGCCTGGCTCACCTGGTTCGACAACATCTCCGTCGCGCTGTTCCTCCCGCTGGCGGTGCTGTTCGTCGTGCTGTTCGTCGGGTGGGTCCTCGGCGCGGACGCCGTCGCGGAACTGCGCGAGGGGTCGAACTCGCCCGGCATCGCGACGGTGTGGCTGTGGGCGCTCCGGACCGTCGTTCTGGTGGCAGTCATCGGCGTCGTCGCGCTCAACCTCTACGACCTCTTCCTCGTCCCGGACGAGGGGACGTACTTCGTCCCGCCGCTCTGA